The following is a genomic window from Flavobacterium crassostreae.
ACGCAGGAGATCTAGTTCCAGACGAACTAACCACCAAAATGCTTCTAGAGGAGATAAACAAGCATCCAGATACCAACGGGATTTTATTTGACGGATACCCAAGAACCATCTCCCAAGCCCAAGCCCTAGACACCTTTTTGGCATCTATAGGCTCCCAAGTAGCGGCAACGGTTGCTCTAGAGGCCGATGACGAAATTCTGGTAGCACGCTTACTAGAGAGAGGAAAAACAAGCGGTAGAATAGACGACCAAGACGAAGAAAAAATCCGGAATCGCTACCAAGAGTACAACGAAAAAACAGCCCCATTAATAGGATACTACCAAGCGCAAAATAAATTTCATGCCGTAAACGGGATCGGAACCATCCAAGAAATTACCGTAAGACTAAGTGCAGTTATAGATAATTTATAAGAAGCAATTCCAGCTGTACGCTACAAGTTCTTGCTTATAAACCAATTTTTCTAGGCCAAAAAAGGAGCTTCCTTACGGTCGCTCTTTTTTGACCAGAAAAATAAAGATTTACAAGCGGCGCCCTTGTCTGCTGCCATCTGGGCTAAAAAAAACCATGGAAATACTCATCATATTTTTTCTGATTTTACTCAATGGACTTTTTTCTATGTCCGAAATTGCACTAATTTCGGCCCGAAAAAACAGGCTAGAATCGGCTGCCAAAAAAGGAAACAAAAGCGCCCAAGTAGCCCTAGAGCTAGCCAATGCGCCCAATAAATTTTTGTCAGCAGTACAAATAGGCATCACCCTAATTGGTATCCTGACCGGTATTTACAGTGGAGACAAAATCACCACAGACGTACAGTCTTTTGTTGGCTCCATTGCGGTATTAAAACCCTATGCACCAACAATAGCAGTGGGAGTAGTAGTAGTGGTTTTAACCTTTTTTTCGTTGGTATTAGGGGAGTTACTTCCTAAAAGGATCGGTTTAAACCATCCCGAAGCCATAGCCAAAAAAGTAGCCATGCCCATGAAAATAGTGTCCATCATTACGGCACCTTTCATTTGGTTGCTCACCCATTCTACCGAGTTTTTATTAAACGTGTTGCAAATACGGCCTACCGCAGACGGAAAAGTAACCGAAGAAGAAATCAAAGCCATTATTAAAGAAGGCACCGAAGGCGGCGAAGTGCAAGAGATAGAACAAGATATTGTGGAGCGGGTTTTTCATATTGGAGACCGAAAAATCAACTCCTTAATGACCCATCGCAAATCCGTAATATTTTTGCCCTTAGCCTCAAGTAAAAGCCAAATCAAAGCATATATGCTAGAAGAATTGCACTCCATATATCCGGTTTATAATCAGAATTATGACGATATAGTAGGAGTTGCTAATTTGAAAAGTATCTTTGCCAATATAGATCACGAAGATTTTGATCTCTCCTCCATACTAACCGATGCGCCATACATGATCGAACACACCACTGCATACAAAGCATTGGAGCAGTTTAAAAAAAGTGGCATTCACTATGCATTTGTTTCGGATGAGTATGGTGTTTTTCAGGGAATTATAACCTTAAATGACATTTTAGAAGCCCTTGTGGGGGATGCCTCAGAGTTTTATAGAGATGATTTTCAGTTAGTCGAACGAGAAGATGGATCTTGGTTAGTAGATGGACATTATTCGCTGCATGATTTTCTGACCTATTTTGAGTTAGATGACTTAATACAAGATTATGACGTAACCACTGTTAGTGGTTTGATAATGACCGAATTGTCTCATATTCCAAAACAAGGAGAGCAGCTAATTTGGAATAAATTTAAGTTAGAAGTGATCGACATGGATGGAATTAAAATTGATAAAGTAATGGTAAAAGCATTACAAGAATAAAAAAGAAGAAGCGTTTGGAGTTCCTGGTTTACGGATCTTTGCTACGCACTTTATACTATTAAATTGTGGTTTGTTTTAGGAACGTTTTGCCACCACAGAACCAATACAACCTATAAACGGCACACAGAATACTTAAAACAATGACTGAGGGAAATTTTGTAGATTACGTAAAAATATTTGTTTCTTCCGGTAAGGGAGGAAAAGGATCTACGCACTTGCACAGAGAAAAATTTATTGAAAAAGGCGGGCCAGATGGAGGAGATGGAGGTCGAGGCGGGCACGTATATTTAGTTGGTAACAAAGGACTCTGGACTTTGTTTCATCTTAAATTTGCCAGACACGTCAAGGCAGGAAACGGAGGCGATGGTAGTGGCGACCGAAGCACTGGTGCCGATGGCGAAGATAAGTTTATTGAAGTGCCTTTAGGAACAGTTGTAAAAGACAAAGAAACCGGAGAAATCTTGTTCGAAATTACCGAAGATGGAGAACGTCAAGTACTCTCAAGAGGAGGTAAGGGAGGTTTAGGAAACTGGCACTTTAGGAGTTCTACCAACCAAACCCCACGATATTCTCAGCCAGGATTGCCAGGTACGGAGAGCGATGTAATACTAGAACTTAAGGTATTGGCAGATGTTGGATTGGTAGGGTTTCCAAATGCAGGAAAATCTACCTTATTGTCTGTATTGACTTCGGCTAAACCTAAAATTGCAGATTATCCCTTTACTACCCTAAAGCCCAACTTAGGGATTGTGTCTTACAGAGATTTTCAATCGTTTGTAATTGCGGATATTCCGGGAATTATAGAAGGTGCTGCCGAGGGTAAAGGTTTGGGACATTATTTTTTACGCCATATTGAGCGCAACTCTACCTTGTTGTTTTTAGTGCCTGTGGATACTCCAGATATTAAAGCAGAATACGAGATTCTGGTAAACGAGTTAACTAAATACAACCCGGAGATGTTGGATAAAGAACGTTTGTTAGTTATCTCAAAATGCGATATGCTTGATGATGAATTGCGTGCAGAATTAAAAACGGAACTCGATGTTGCTTTTAAAGACGTGCCGTATATGTTTATTTCTTCGGTGGCGCAGCAAGGTTTAACGGAGTTAAAAGACAAACTTTGGAAAATGCTGAATGATTAACTGCTTTGGCATATTGAGATACTAAAAAATCCGCTTCAAATTACTTGAAGCGGATTTTTTGGTATTTGGAGGTTTGTTTTTACAAATTTGGAATTCTTAAAACTTGTCCTGGATAGATTTTATCTGGATCTGTAAGCTAATGCTAAGGTACGATGACTTAATGCGTCAGAATATCTAACATAGTTTGTGTAAAAACATCCCAAATAGTGTTGTGTTTTTGTAGGGAGTCTACAGGTATTTAATGCTTAATTATTTTACTGGTTAAGACGCCAACTTTAGTTGTTATTTTAACAATATAATTTCCTGAAATTAAGGAAGATAAATCTATTTTTTTGAAATTAGATTGGGTGTAAAGCACCTCTTGTCCAAGAGTATTAAAAACGCTAATGGAAATAATGTTTTCCGTATTGTCAGAATACGCTAGGTTTAAAATTCCATCAGTTGGATTTGGACTTAAGGTATAATTAGCTGGTTTGGTAGTTACAGCAGTTGTGCCTAAGGTACAATTGGATGTTACTGTAACGCCGGTATAACCATATTGTATTAGAAAATCATTGATAAAATTAATTTCTGAAGCATCTTCGCAGATGTAATTTATATTGGGATTATTATTAAAAGAAAAACCTTCCCCATTTAAAGAAGGCCCATTATTTTTTAAATACAAAGAACTTAAGTTATTGTTGTTGCAAGCTAAAGAACTAAGTAAACTTGCGTTGGATAGATCCAAAGTTGTTAATGAGTTATAGCTACAAATCAAAGTGTTTAAAAGGGGAGATTCTAAAACATCTAATGTAGTTAATAGGTTGTTGCTACATCTTAAGTCTTCTAGTGTTACTAAATTAGTAAGCGATAAATTGGTTAATTGATTATTAGCACAACTCAGGTTTGTAATTTGATTTAATGCACCTAAGTTTAAACTTGTGATTTGATTATAGTCACAAGTTAGTTTTTTTAAATTATTTAAAGAGGTTACATCAAGAGTGGAATATTGGTTTTCAGACAGGACTAAATCTTCTAAGTTTGTCATGTTAACAAAAAAAGAAGTAGATAGGTTGTTTTTTTCTGCGTGAAGTATTTTTAAAGAATTAGGACTATTGTAACTAATTGCGTTAACGGTGTTGTAGTTTAAAAACAATTGTTCTAAGTTAGGGTTGGAGGTTATATCAATATTAGTAATGAAATTGTAACTTACATCAATAAACGTTAAGTTAGTCAAATTGTTTACTGTGATGCCATTTAGTCCAATAGCAACAGCTGAAATTTTTTGTAAATTAGTTAATGCAGTTAAGTCTAAAACCTGTAATTCTAAAGCTCTATTGAAGCCGAGGTCTAATTCTTTGATAGGTAATTGATGAATTGGTGCAATGCTTGAAATATTATTATCATAGAGGTCAAGCACATTTAGGTTAGTAAATATCTGCAAATCATCAAGCCTTACAATACGATTTCCGTAGGTATGTTTTAGGTTTAAGGCATAAACCTGTTGTGCTTCTGCGGCGGTGATTATTCCGTCACCATTATCAATGGTTATTGCGTTACCAGTATTATCTAAGGCAATAGTATTTGTGTTGTTTGCATTTAATAATAGTTGGTACAATACTGCATCAGCGGGTTGTGCATAGCTATAAAGGGTAGTTCCCAGCAATAAAAAAAGTAATTTTCTAAATTTCATAATATGTTTTTTAAAATTTTGCAACAAATATAGTTTTTTACAAAAGAAAACAAACATTTCTGAAGATCCTTGATGTTGGTTTGTAAAGGATGATGCGACTAAGTTTTTTAAAAAAAAATACCCCAAATGGTTTGTAAACCTTTGGGGTATTTTAATTCAAATTACTTGAAGTGGATTTTTTGGTATTTTGAGGTTTGTTTTTACAAATTTGGAATTCTTAAAACTTGTCCTGGATAGATTTTATCTGGATCTGTAAGCATGGGTTTGTTGGCCTCAAAAATTACATCAAATTTATTGGCGTCTCCGTAGTAGGTTTTGGCAATTTTAGATAACCAATCGCCGCTAACTACGGTGTGGTATCTGGCTTCTGGTTCTTGGATGGCTACATTCATTTGGTTGTCTACCTCAGATACGCCGTCAATGTTTCCTACGGCTAGTGCAATTTTTTCGGCGTCTACTTGGTTTTCTACTTCGCCTTGTAGAATTACTTTTTCGCCTTGTAGGAGTACTTTTATACTCTTAAAGGGTAGCTTTAGTGCTTGTACGTGTGCCAAGAGTGCGCTTGCTTTTAAGGTTTCTTTTTCGGCTACTGGAGCTTCTTCTTCCTTTTTGCCAAATAGTTTGGTTCCTGCTCCTTTGATAAATGATAATAAACCCATTTTTTGTTTTTTTAGAATTAATAAGTACTAATTTAACTAAAATAATGCTTTTGGAGGGTTTTTTAGTTTAATTTTTTATTAATTTTTGTTTTTGTGTATGGTTTTGGCTTTGAATGAGGGATAGTAGCAGAAATCCTTTTTGGAGTTTTTTTACTCCAAAAAGATTGGAGCGTATAGCCCGACCCGCTTTTTTTAGCGGGGCATTCCCTAGATGGGGTTGTTGTAGGTGTCAAATAAATACTCTAGGGTTTCGGGAATGTTGTTGGCTTCTATTTTTGGATATAGTAGGGTTGCGTTGAGCCAATCGGCAATGGTGTCGCTAAAGTTTTTGTCTACGTCGTAGACTACCGGAACGCCCATTTTTTGGAGTGCTGCTGCGTTGCACTCTTGTTCGTAATGGTTGCGGATAGGGATGGAAAGGACTTTTTTGCCTAAATATAATGCTTCGGCGGGGGTTTCAAAGCCGCCTCCGGTGATGATGCCTTCGCAATTAATGAGGCTTTGGTTAAAGTCTTTTTGGTTTACGGGATAGTAGGTGATATTGCCGATGCGGTGTTGGTGGGTTACGCCAGACAGAAACCAATCAAAGTGCACTTCATGTAGGGTATGGAAGGCTTTTTGGAGGCAGTCTTTATCAAAGGATGGAAGGTATACGGTGATGTGTTTTAGGTTTTTGGGGTTGGCCTCTAGTATTTGGTCTTTGATGATTGGTGGACGGATGAAGTCGGCATATTTTTCAAAGTGTAGGCCGATGTTTTTTGGGGCGTTGGCATAGTGTTTTAAAATCATTTCGCCCATAAAACTTTTGTTTTCGGGCCTAGGGGTGTTTGGAGAGATAAAACTGGCTTGATGTCCAAATTGTACCGATGGGATTTTTTGCATTTTGCAGGCTAAGGAGGTTATGGCGTCAAAATCGTTAATGATTACGTCATAGTCTTTGAGTGGTAGGCTGTCTGCGTCTTTGTAAACTTGTCTGGGTTGGATGTTTTTTAGAATGTTCCAATAGTCTAATCCGCCGCATTTGCTGTAATGCAAACTGCAACCGTTACTTTTAAATTTAATGGGTATGCCGGGGCTTAGACTGGCGTTGTTGCCGCTCAAAAAAAAATCGACGCTACCGTGTTTTAATAAATAGGGATAGAGTTGGGTTGCTCTGCTGATGTGTCCGTTTCCTGTGGCTTGAATGGCATAAAATATTTTCATATAACGTGGTGGTACTTTAAGCAACGCGTGTTTGATTTTAAAAACAGTTGTTTTTGGGTGGTTGCTTGGGTAATTTGGGTTTAAATTTAGATTGCTAATTTACTGGGTAGGTGTTATTATAAGGTGTTTTTAAGTTTTCTATTGTATTATGCTTTGGGATTTTAATGTTAATTAATAATCTTTTTTAGACTTGTATAAAATGCTTATTTTTGAAAAATGAAACAGCTGTTACTTTTATTATTTCCTTGGATTCTTTTTGCACAAGTTGGTCTGGATCGTGCCCAAAAAATGTTGGATAACAAACAATATGCTCAAGCCAAACCAGTGCTTCAAACACTCTTGAAATCGGATCCTTATAATGTGGTGGTTATTGCCGCCTTGGGGGATGTGGCGGGCTATTACAAGGCATGGCCTGAAGCAATAGACTATTATAAAAGAGCAAAAAATCTTAGGCCTAATGTAGCAGACTATCACTATAAATACGGTGGCGCTACCGGAATGCATGCTCTGGAGGTAAATAAATTTAAGGCTTTAGGCATGATTGAGGAAATTAAAACCTCTTTTGAAAAGGCTATTGCGCTTAATCCCAAACATATTGATGCCCGCTGGGCCTTAATAGAATTGTATCTTAAATTGCCTAGAATTGTAGGTGGGAGTGAGGTTAAGGCCATTCAATATTCTAAAGAATTGGCTGCCATAACTGCCGTAGATGGCTATATGTCTCGAGGCCGTATTGAGGAGTATTACCAACGATATAAAACGGCAGAGATTGCGTACAAAAATGCAGTTGTAGCTAGTAATAACTCTGTTAAGAGTTGCCAAATGCTTGCAAGTTTATATAAAAATAAAATGAATGAACCTGCTAAGGCAGCTAGTATACTAGAACAAATTAAAACAAACAACTAACATACCATATGAGAACTCACTTTATAGCTATTGGAGGTAGCGCAATGCATAATTTGGCTTTGGCATTAAAAAACAAAGGCTATCAAGTAACCGGAAGTGATGATGCTATTTTTGAGCCCTCAAAATCCCGATTAGAAAAAAAAGGAATACTGCCAGAAGCGTTGGGTTGGTTTCCTGAAAAAATCACACCCAATATTGAGGCAGTGATTTTGGGCATGCATGCAAAGGCAGACAACCCAGAATTGCTGCAAGCACAGCAGTTAGGGCTAAAGATCTACTCGTATCCAGAATTTTTGTATGAGCAATCCAAAAATAAAACCCGAGTAGTAATTGGAGGTTCTCACGGAAAAACTACCATTACTTCTATGATTTTGCACGTAATGCATTATCATGATATTGCGGTAGATTATATGGTGGGAGCCCAATTAGAAGGCTTTGACACTATGGTGCATCTTACCGATGAAAATGATTTTATAGTTCTAGAAGGAGATGAGTATTTATCGTCGCCTATAGATAGAAGACCCAAGTTTCATTTATACCAACCCAATATTGCCTTGTTGTCTGGGATTGCTTGGGATCATATTAATGTATTTCCTACGTATGAAAATTATGTAGAACAATTTGAACTATTTATAGGCAAAATTACCAATGGAGGTATTTTGGTTTACAATCAAGAAGACAGTGCCGTTGCAACTATAGCCGAAGCAGCCACTAATCCAATCCGAAAATTAGCCTATACGACACCAGAGTACAAAGTAGAAAACGGAGTTACCCTATTGGAAACACCAGAAGGTGCTATGCCTATTGCCGTTTTTGGGGCGCATAACTTAAACAATTTGGCAGGAGCCAAGTGGATTTGTCAAAACATGGGGGTTGATGAGGCCGAATTTTATGAGGCCATTGCTAGCTTTAAAGGAGCCTCCAAAAGACTAGAGAAAATTGCAGAGAGCAAAACCAGTGTGGCTTATAAAGATTTTGCCCATTCGCCAAGCAAAGTGGCAGCAACCACCAAGGCAGTGAAGGAGCAATATCCAAATCATAAATTACTAGCCTGTTTGGAGCTGCATACCTACAGTAGTCTGAATGCAACATTCTTGAAAGAGTACGAAGGAGCCTTGGCGTATGCAGACCAAGCCGTGGTGTTTTACTCTCCAGATGCCGTAAAAATTAAGCAACTAGAAGAGGTAACCTACCAGCAAATAGCAACGGCTTTTAACCGAAAAGACCTCGTTATTTATACCAATCCTAAGGAGTTTGAAGCGTATCTTTTGGAGCAAGATTTTACCAATACAGCTTTGTTATTGATGAGTTCTGGTAATTATGGCGGTCTAGACCTAGAGCAGCTAAAAGCGCGGATGGAATACCCCTGTATTTTTTAGGCATCTACAGGTTTTTTTATCAAAGTATAAAATTAAATCATCTCGAGTATTCGGGATGATTTAACCTAAAATTAAGGATAGGATAAAGCTCCAAAGTTATTTTATTTTTAGTTTGGAAGAAATTTGAAGCCCACGTAGTGCTATCAGAATAATCTAAATCCGATACGATGTTGCCAAACCATTTTTCTATAAAAGATTGGTCTCAAGAAGACAAACCTAGAGAAAAGCTTATCTACAAAGGCAAAGGTGCTTTGAGCGATGCAGAACTCATTGCTATACTGATCGGTTCGGGCAGCCGTAACGAATCTGCTGTGGCATTAAGCAAAAGAATTTTGGCAGGAGTGACCAACAACCTAAGTGCCTTAGGGAAACTCTCCATGGAACAATTAATGGCGCATAAAGGAATAGGAGAGGCAAAGGCAATAGCCATTATTGCCGCCTTAGAGTTGGGACGCCGTCGCAGAGCCGAAGCAGCCTTGGATCTGGTAAAAATAACCTCAAGTAAAGCTATTTTTGAACTAATGCAACCCGTAATAGGAGAACTCTCGCACGAAGAGTTTTGGATTATTTATCTCAATAATTCTAACAAGGTAGTGTCCAAGTTGCAATTAAGCAAAGGCGGTATTACTGGCACACTAGTAGATGTGCGTATTGTTTTTAAATGCGCTTTGGAGCGTGGCGCCACGGCTTTAATTCTGTGCCATAACCATCCCTCAGGCTCATTGATACCTAGTGATGCAGACAAACGCATTACCCAAAAACTAGTGCTTGCAGGCCAGAGCTTAGATATTAAAGTTTTGGACCATGTTATTGTTACCGAGACCCATTACTTTAGTTTCACAGATGCAGAAATGCTTTAAATAAAACCAATGAAAATAACCAACATTCGGGACGTGTTTTTTGACTTAGACCACACCCTTTGGGATTTTGATAAAAATTCAGAAATTACCTTCACCAAAATATTTGCCAACAGCCATCCTTCTATAGCAATAGAACCCTTTATTGCAAAATACATCCCAATCAATCAAGCCTGCTGGCAACAATACCAATTGGACCAAATTGGTTTTGAAGAGTTACGTTACAACAGACTCAAACAGTCCTTCGATGCTATAAATTATATAATTTCGGATGCGCAAATTGCCCAAGTGGCACAGCAATATTTGATTGGTTTGCCCCAAAACAAGTTGTTGTTTGAAGGCGCTTTAGAAATCTTAGACTACCTAAAACCAAAATACAACCTGCATATCATTACCAATGGATTTGCCCAAGTTCAAGACCAAAAAATACATAACGCAAACCTAAAAGACTATTTTGCAACCATCACAAATTCCGATCAAGTAGGAGCCAAAAAACCAAACCCCATTATTTTTGAGTACGCCTTAGATCAAGCCAAAGCACAAAAAACAACCAGCATTATGATTGGAGACTCCTTTCATGCCGATATAAAAGGCGCTTTGGATATAGGTTTGGATGCTATTTTTTTTAATGAAAGCCAAACTCCAGTTACCGCTACTATTAAGCAAATACAGCACTTATTGGAGCTCAAAAAATTTCTTTAAAAGCCCTAACCTTTCCAAACAGATTCAATAACCGTATTTGTCTTTCCAACGGTTTTTTAAAAAATCTCTAGTAGTGTTTTCTCTAGCATTGGTTCCAGGAGAATATAGCGGCGTGTTTTTTACCTCTTCGGGTAGGTACTCTTGGGCCGCAAAATTATTTTGATAATCATGCGAATAGTGGTACTCCTGGCCATAACCCAATTCTTGCATTAATTTAGTGGGCGCATTACGCAAATGAATTGGAACCGATAAATCTCCAGTTTGCTTCACCAACTGTTGCGCCGCACCAATGGCCAAATACGAAGCATTGCTTTTAGGCGAAGTTGCCAAATAAATAGCACACTGACTCAAGATAATTCTACTCTCAGGATACCCAATCGTGCTTACCGCCTGAAACGTATTATTTGCCATTATAAAAGCAGTAGGGTTTGCCAAACCAATATCTTCACTAGACAAAATAAGCAAGCGTCTGGCAATAAACTTGACATCCTCGCCACCTTCAATCATTCTAGCCAGCCAATATACCGCCGCATTGGGATCGCTACCCCGAATGGATTTTATAAAAGCCGATACAATATCATAATGCTGTTCTCCGCTTTTGTCATACAATACCGTGTTTTGTTGCACCAACTCCAAAACCCGCTCGTTGGTAATAACAATGGGATCCGTAGTGGCAGCATGTATAACCAGTTCAAATATATTTAGCAACTTACGGCCATCACCGCCAGACAACCGAAGAAGCGCCTCAGTTTCCTCTAGCAAAATATTCTTGGATTTTAAATAAACATCTCTACGTAACGCTTGCCGCAACAGTGCCTCCAAATCCTCTTTACTAAAAGCATTCAAAATATATACCTGACAACGAGACAAAAGAGCAGGGATGACCTCAAAACTAGGATTTTCAGTGGTAGCACCAATCAGCGTAATCCAACCTTTTTCGACAGCCGCCAAAAGCGAGTCTTGTTGGGATTTGCTAAACCGATGGATCTCATCAATAAACAAGATAGGATTCTTGGTCGTAAACAACCCCCCACTTTGTTTTGCTTTTTCAATAACCTCTCGAATATCTTTAACCCCCGAATTGATAGCACTCAAAATATAAAAAGGCCGCTTAGACTCCTGTGCAATTATTTGCGCCAGAGTAGTTTTTCCGGTACCAGGCGGCCCCCACAAAATCAACGAAGGAATAATTCCTTTAGAAATTTGATGCGT
Proteins encoded in this region:
- a CDS encoding adenylate kinase; protein product: MTNIVLFGKPGAGKGTQAEFLKEKYHLTHISTGDVFRYNLKNDTELGKQCKVFMDAGDLVPDELTTKMLLEEINKHPDTNGILFDGYPRTISQAQALDTFLASIGSQVAATVALEADDEILVARLLERGKTSGRIDDQDEEKIRNRYQEYNEKTAPLIGYYQAQNKFHAVNGIGTIQEITVRLSAVIDNL
- a CDS encoding hemolysin family protein translates to MEILIIFFLILLNGLFSMSEIALISARKNRLESAAKKGNKSAQVALELANAPNKFLSAVQIGITLIGILTGIYSGDKITTDVQSFVGSIAVLKPYAPTIAVGVVVVVLTFFSLVLGELLPKRIGLNHPEAIAKKVAMPMKIVSIITAPFIWLLTHSTEFLLNVLQIRPTADGKVTEEEIKAIIKEGTEGGEVQEIEQDIVERVFHIGDRKINSLMTHRKSVIFLPLASSKSQIKAYMLEELHSIYPVYNQNYDDIVGVANLKSIFANIDHEDFDLSSILTDAPYMIEHTTAYKALEQFKKSGIHYAFVSDEYGVFQGIITLNDILEALVGDASEFYRDDFQLVEREDGSWLVDGHYSLHDFLTYFELDDLIQDYDVTTVSGLIMTELSHIPKQGEQLIWNKFKLEVIDMDGIKIDKVMVKALQE
- the obgE gene encoding GTPase ObgE is translated as MTEGNFVDYVKIFVSSGKGGKGSTHLHREKFIEKGGPDGGDGGRGGHVYLVGNKGLWTLFHLKFARHVKAGNGGDGSGDRSTGADGEDKFIEVPLGTVVKDKETGEILFEITEDGERQVLSRGGKGGLGNWHFRSSTNQTPRYSQPGLPGTESDVILELKVLADVGLVGFPNAGKSTLLSVLTSAKPKIADYPFTTLKPNLGIVSYRDFQSFVIADIPGIIEGAAEGKGLGHYFLRHIERNSTLLFLVPVDTPDIKAEYEILVNELTKYNPEMLDKERLLVISKCDMLDDELRAELKTELDVAFKDVPYMFISSVAQQGLTELKDKLWKMLND
- a CDS encoding leucine-rich repeat domain-containing protein; amino-acid sequence: MKFRKLLFLLLGTTLYSYAQPADAVLYQLLLNANNTNTIALDNTGNAITIDNGDGIITAAEAQQVYALNLKHTYGNRIVRLDDLQIFTNLNVLDLYDNNISSIAPIHQLPIKELDLGFNRALELQVLDLTALTNLQKISAVAIGLNGITVNNLTNLTFIDVSYNFITNIDITSNPNLEQLFLNYNTVNAISYNSPNSLKILHAEKNNLSTSFFVNMTNLEDLVLSENQYSTLDVTSLNNLKKLTCDYNQITSLNLGALNQITNLSCANNQLTNLSLTNLVTLEDLRCSNNLLTTLDVLESPLLNTLICSYNSLTTLDLSNASLLSSLACNNNNLSSLYLKNNGPSLNGEGFSFNNNPNINYICEDASEINFINDFLIQYGYTGVTVTSNCTLGTTAVTTKPANYTLSPNPTDGILNLAYSDNTENIISISVFNTLGQEVLYTQSNFKKIDLSSLISGNYIVKITTKVGVLTSKIIKH
- the lysM gene encoding peptidoglycan-binding protein LysM, which translates into the protein MGLLSFIKGAGTKLFGKKEEEAPVAEKETLKASALLAHVQALKLPFKSIKVLLQGEKVILQGEVENQVDAEKIALAVGNIDGVSEVDNQMNVAIQEPEARYHTVVSGDWLSKIAKTYYGDANKFDVIFEANKPMLTDPDKIYPGQVLRIPNL
- a CDS encoding glycosyltransferase family protein — translated: MKIFYAIQATGNGHISRATQLYPYLLKHGSVDFFLSGNNASLSPGIPIKFKSNGCSLHYSKCGGLDYWNILKNIQPRQVYKDADSLPLKDYDVIINDFDAITSLACKMQKIPSVQFGHQASFISPNTPRPENKSFMGEMILKHYANAPKNIGLHFEKYADFIRPPIIKDQILEANPKNLKHITVYLPSFDKDCLQKAFHTLHEVHFDWFLSGVTHQHRIGNITYYPVNQKDFNQSLINCEGIITGGGFETPAEALYLGKKVLSIPIRNHYEQECNAAALQKMGVPVVYDVDKNFSDTIADWLNATLLYPKIEANNIPETLEYLFDTYNNPI
- a CDS encoding tetratricopeptide repeat protein, producing MKQLLLLLFPWILFAQVGLDRAQKMLDNKQYAQAKPVLQTLLKSDPYNVVVIAALGDVAGYYKAWPEAIDYYKRAKNLRPNVADYHYKYGGATGMHALEVNKFKALGMIEEIKTSFEKAIALNPKHIDARWALIELYLKLPRIVGGSEVKAIQYSKELAAITAVDGYMSRGRIEEYYQRYKTAEIAYKNAVVASNNSVKSCQMLASLYKNKMNEPAKAASILEQIKTNN
- a CDS encoding UDP-N-acetylmuramate--L-alanine ligase, with product MRTHFIAIGGSAMHNLALALKNKGYQVTGSDDAIFEPSKSRLEKKGILPEALGWFPEKITPNIEAVILGMHAKADNPELLQAQQLGLKIYSYPEFLYEQSKNKTRVVIGGSHGKTTITSMILHVMHYHDIAVDYMVGAQLEGFDTMVHLTDENDFIVLEGDEYLSSPIDRRPKFHLYQPNIALLSGIAWDHINVFPTYENYVEQFELFIGKITNGGILVYNQEDSAVATIAEAATNPIRKLAYTTPEYKVENGVTLLETPEGAMPIAVFGAHNLNNLAGAKWICQNMGVDEAEFYEAIASFKGASKRLEKIAESKTSVAYKDFAHSPSKVAATTKAVKEQYPNHKLLACLELHTYSSLNATFLKEYEGALAYADQAVVFYSPDAVKIKQLEEVTYQQIATAFNRKDLVIYTNPKEFEAYLLEQDFTNTALLLMSSGNYGGLDLEQLKARMEYPCIF
- the radC gene encoding RadC family protein, whose protein sequence is MLPNHFSIKDWSQEDKPREKLIYKGKGALSDAELIAILIGSGSRNESAVALSKRILAGVTNNLSALGKLSMEQLMAHKGIGEAKAIAIIAALELGRRRRAEAALDLVKITSSKAIFELMQPVIGELSHEEFWIIYLNNSNKVVSKLQLSKGGITGTLVDVRIVFKCALERGATALILCHNHPSGSLIPSDADKRITQKLVLAGQSLDIKVLDHVIVTETHYFSFTDAEML
- a CDS encoding YjjG family noncanonical pyrimidine nucleotidase, with product MKITNIRDVFFDLDHTLWDFDKNSEITFTKIFANSHPSIAIEPFIAKYIPINQACWQQYQLDQIGFEELRYNRLKQSFDAINYIISDAQIAQVAQQYLIGLPQNKLLFEGALEILDYLKPKYNLHIITNGFAQVQDQKIHNANLKDYFATITNSDQVGAKKPNPIIFEYALDQAKAQKTTSIMIGDSFHADIKGALDIGLDAIFFNESQTPVTATIKQIQHLLELKKFL
- a CDS encoding replication-associated recombination protein A, coding for MEAPLAERIRPQNLNDYISQSHLVGPNGSLTHQISKGIIPSLILWGPPGTGKTTLAQIIAQESKRPFYILSAINSGVKDIREVIEKAKQSGGLFTTKNPILFIDEIHRFSKSQQDSLLAAVEKGWITLIGATTENPSFEVIPALLSRCQVYILNAFSKEDLEALLRQALRRDVYLKSKNILLEETEALLRLSGGDGRKLLNIFELVIHAATTDPIVITNERVLELVQQNTVLYDKSGEQHYDIVSAFIKSIRGSDPNAAVYWLARMIEGGEDVKFIARRLLILSSEDIGLANPTAFIMANNTFQAVSTIGYPESRIILSQCAIYLATSPKSNASYLAIGAAQQLVKQTGDLSVPIHLRNAPTKLMQELGYGQEYHYSHDYQNNFAAQEYLPEEVKNTPLYSPGTNARENTTRDFLKNRWKDKYGY